One stretch of Kluyveromyces marxianus DMKU3-1042 DNA, complete genome, chromosome 8 DNA includes these proteins:
- the HOS4 gene encoding Hos4p, whose translation MSEPVKKRSLGSYLSRIGERRKERERLEQKQNELKSKEEEGNSQRGSEAGSGAGTPNDAGSEQEKIADRAVIEEPAAQTTKTEAEAEAEPTPAPAAASSETVVPLKEEKVITTEEEEKITTTDPAPAAPEDEVPVPKVGKQKGKSKSDEDSSALSEIESDAPTEPASPPRPRKGRLIRGDQLESANNSRQSSVPVLGRDGHDGMSESELSDLSDTNAGKISSSIIHEDSSPVKHYENKRRASGHIEHQNSTHKRMKHVGTSKVPKHKKSVHRDAGGRTKLQIACDKGKYDLAKRLIEEEGYDVNDQDNAGNTPLHEAALNGHLSIVKLLVKHGADVNRQSYDMFLDTPLIDASANGHLPVVKYLLDHGADPTMVNAKGLSAIESIEEESDMDTEDRKIVYDMKDLLKRAARKYMKHSHRSIQSSSLSRHSDDTEKQLNHDDDFYWTDISSKTGKSKLLRASKEGKLAYVGSYLENGGRPDFKCFLESCMYGHDDVVSLFLAFGAQVNMSNKEGQTPLMLSVGRGHVNVVKLLIEAGADPGKKDKNHKTALNYAKHSSLGLTDPEEITLLKETIKKQYGYVVSDTNDEDDEEEEEEEEEEEEEEEKKNKKRKKVQEDKQEIKAEAKAKSKPKPESEKESSYGTSREPSSVPVPIKTEKRQEEPEHSEKTPPVVATEPHTKHESRTASPEALSLTGSALEKFDTRSSSSVSTHAQARSVSVPHQTSTPPPLPKETEEEKAERLKSEEEYRQKRLLQKKRKEQEFLNKLAEDERKRIEEKEKLKQQELERQEKARQEQLLKEEELRNKAEIQRRIKIRESYPMGLRSIDFKDLANYQNFGPVYYFTDANSSSTWVLDLQMSVITKENVESLQQACSNVQPVQQQQYPQLWNLYKHIFLYGGTNNSDLFNALPWKQRLQIEQQEYKKFAALPLHWIDLTQLLDSNFLTDHQQPVGNWISSNLIEFVPVSTTSTSTTTPSYKRTHARDPAKDASTKRLVPPKYLLRSKVQPWLNSTKALW comes from the coding sequence ATGAGCGAACCtgtgaagaaaagaagcttGGGAAGCTACCTATCACGCATTGGAGAAAGGCGAAAGGAACGGGAGAGGTTGGAACAGAAGCAAAATGAGCTGAAATcgaaggaagaagaagggaatTCGCAGCGGGGATCGGAAGCAGGGTCGGGAGCAGGAACTCCAAATGACGCTGGAAGCGAGCAGGAGAAAATCGCCGATAGGGCTGTGATAGAAGAACCAGCCGCCCAAACTACGAAAACGgaagctgaagctgaagctgaaCCTACACCTGCACCGGCAGCTGCTTCATCTGAGACAGTCGTGCCGttaaaagaggaaaaagtTATaacaacagaagaagaagaaaaaatcaCAACAACAGATCCCGCACCAGCAGCTCCAGAAGACGAAGTACCGGTACCGAAGGTTGGGAAACAAAAAGGTAAAAGTAAGAGTGACGAGGATAGCAGCGCATTAAGTGAAATCGAGAGTGACGCACCCACAGAACCCGCGTCACCGCCTCGGCCAAGGAAAGGCAGACTAATACGTGGGGACCAGCTCGAGAGCGCAAACAACAGCCGACAGTCCAGCGTTCCAGTTTTGGGACGCGATGGCCACGATGGAATGTCTGAATCGGAGCTATCTGACTTATCCGATACCAATGCGGGCAAAATATCCAGCAGTATAATCCACGAGGATTCCTCCCCTGTCAAGCAttatgaaaacaaaagaagggcCTCGGGCCATATAGAGCACCAGAATTCGACACACAAGAGAATGAAGCATGTCGGAACATCGAAAGTCCCCAAGCATAAAAAGAGTGTTCACAGGGATGCTGGAGGAAGAACTAAGCTACAGATTGCCTGCGACAAAGGTAAATACGATTTAGCAAAACGACTAATAGAGGAGGAAGGTTACGATGTGAATGACCAAGATAATGCCGGAAACACACCGCTCCACGAAGCGGCTTTGAACGGCCACTTATCAATTGTAAAACTACTTGTGAAACATGGCGCTGATGTAAACAGACAATCATACGACATGTTCTTGGACACTCCGTTAATTGACGCTTCTGCAAACGGACATCTTCCCGTGGTGAAATACCTCTTGGATCATGGGGCTGACCCAACCATGGTAAATGCAAAGGGATTGAGTGCAATTGAATCAATTGAAGAGGAGTCAGACATGGATACGGAAGATAGAAAAATAGTTTATGACATGAAGGATTTGTTAAAGAGAGCAGCAAGGAAATACATGAAGCATTCCCATCGTTCAATACAATCAAGCTCTCTATCGAGGCATTCGGATGATACAGAAAAGCAGCTAAACCACGACGATGACTTCTATTGGACAGATATAAGTTCCAAGACCGGCAAAAGCAAACTTTTACGTGCGTCAAAAGAGGGGAAACTAGCCTATGTTGGATCTTACCTAGAAAATGGAGGCAGACCAGACTTCAAATGTTTCCTAGAAAGTTGTATGTACGGCCACGATGACGTTGTCAGTTTATTCCTTGCTTTTGGCGCACAAGTGAACATGAGCAACAAGGAGGGCCAGACCCCGTTAATGTTATCTGTTGGCCGCGGTCATGTTAACGTGGTGAAACTTTTAATCGAAGCAGGTGCGGATCCTGGAAAGAAGGATAAGAACCATAAAACCGCATTGAACTACGCCAAACACAGCAGTTTAGGACTAACAGATCCTGAAGAGATTAcattattgaaagaaacCATAAAGAAGCAATACGGATATGTAGTTTCTGATACAAATGACGAAgatgacgaggaagaagaagaggaggaggaagaagaagaagaagaggaagagaagaagaacaagaagaggaagaaggtGCAAGAAGATAAACAGGAAATCAAGGCCGAAGCCAAGGCCAAATCAAAACCCAAACCTGAGTCTGAAAAGGAAAGTTCCTATGGAACTTCTCGCGAGCCGTCCTCTGTTCCAGTCCCAATCAAGACTGAAAAGAGACAGGAAGAGCCAGAACACTCGGAGAAAACCCCACCAGTCGTTGCTACGGAGCCTCATACCAAGCACGAATCGAGAACGGCATCTCCAGAGGCTCTTTCGCTAACCGGATCCGCATTAGAAAAATTTGACACGAGATCTAGTTCGTCGGTGTCTACCCATGCCCAAGCGAGAAGCGTCTCTGTGCCCCACCAAACATCAACGCCGCCACCGCTACCCAAGGAAACCGAAGAGGAAAAGGCCGAAAGACTCAAAAGCGAGGAAGAGTATAGACAGAAGCGTTTGTTGCAGAAGAAGCGCAAGGAACaagagtttttgaacaaactTGCAGAAGACGAGCGGAAGCGTATCgaggagaaggaaaagctCAAGCAGCAAGAGCTAGAGAGACAGGAGAAGGCAAGACAGGAACAATTGCTCAAGGAAGAGGAGCTTCGGAACAAGGCCGagatccaaagaagaataaaaataagaGAAAGTTACCCAATGGGACTCAGATCCATCGACTTCAAGGACCTCGCCAACTACCAGAACTTCGGCCCGGTGTACTACTTCACAGATGCTAATTCGAGCTCGACTTGGGTCCTAGACCTACAAATGAGTGTCATTACCAAGGAAAACGTAGAGTCCCTCCAACAAGCCTGCTCCAACGTCCAGCCTGtccaacagcaacagtaCCCGCAACTGTGGAACCTCTACAAACATATCTTCCTCTACGGAGGCACAAACAACAGCGACCTTTTCAACGCTCTACCCTGGAAGCAGCGTCTACAAATAGAGCAACAAGAATACAAGAAGTTCGCCGCCCTTCCACTACACTGGATCGACCTCACACAACTACTCGACTCCAATTTCCTCACAGACCACCAGCAGCCTGTCGGCAATTGGATTTCGAGCAACCTCATCGAGTTCGTACCCGTATCAactacttctacttctactaCAACACCTAGCTACAAGAGAACACATGCTCGTGACCCGGCCAAGGACGCCTCCACAAAGCGGCTCGTGCCGCCAAAGTACCTCTTGCGGTCCAAGGTCCAGCCATGGCTCAACTCTACCAAGGCCCTTTGGTAG
- the SDP1 gene encoding mitogen-activated protein kinase tyrosine protein phosphatase SDP1 — translation MNSQGIGTRSHKSMQNKNSKNLSLQIGDSPTRNKLIIVEPKPNNSISNGESCGGSGNAFAVPPLTKRASEAQIYSLPPKLKSTRSTPCTPQLATTGCSSGFNSAVSPTSSASSSSPFNKPQLPTINTKVLCRPRASTIAAGTAMTLGAQSQGQGQGQGQAQVQTPSNEFIENMSRYWVFQENTPMSSNNYEPDAKDRTNINAVLSDDELDSYSESYKENCYPSGPLLVIPPYIYLYSEPSLKEVLDFDLIINVAKEITNYKEQLPAEKQVNYYHLTWSHTSQITKNLPQLTELIHNAYVNHKKVLIHCQCGVSRSASLIVAYMMRYDNLSLNDAYNKLKLIAKEISPNMSLLFQLMEWEDWLKNHDPINRTCRKQSFESISELGELTL, via the coding sequence atgAACTCTCAGGGGATTGGAACGAGATCTCATAAGTCTATGCAGAATAAGAATTCCAAGAATCTAAGTTTACAGATTGGAGATTCTCCAACCAGGAACAAGCTAATAATAGTTGAGCCAAAACCTAATAATAGCATCAGTAATGGGGAGAGTTGTGGTGGATCCGGGAACGCGTTTGCGGTTCCACCGTTGACGAAACGTGCTAGCGAGGCGCAGATATACTCGCTGCCTCCGAAGTTGAAGTCTACTCGGTCTACTCCATGCACGCCGCAGCTAGCGACGACGGGATGCAGTTCGGGGTTCAACTCTGCGGTGTCTCCAACGTCATCGGCCTCGTCATCGTCGCCGTTCAACAAGCCGCAGCTTCCGACGATCAATACCAAGGTGCTGTGCAGGCCCAGGGCTAGCACTATAGCGGCTGGCACAGCCATGACGCTGGGGGCTCAGTCtcagggccagggccagggccagggccaggcACAAGTGCAGACACCGAGCAACGAATTCATCGAGAACATGTCTCGGTACTGGGTATTTCAGGAAAATACCCCAATGTCCTCCAACAATTACGAGCCGGATGCTAAGGATAGAACAAACATCAACGCCGTGCTGTCCGATGACGAGCTGGACAGCTACTCGGAGTCCTACAAGGAGAATTGCTACCCGTCGGGACCGCTGCTCGTGATCCCGCCATACATCTACCTATACTCCGAGCCCTCGCTCAAAGAGGTCCTGGACTTCGACTTGATCATAAACGTCGCTAAGGAAATCACAAACTACAAGGAACAGCTTCCCGCGGAGAAACAGGTGAACTACTACCACCTCACCTGGTCGCACACCTCCCAAATCACAAAAAACCTCCCGCAACTTACAGAACTGATACACAACGCCTACGTAAACCACAAGAAGGTGCTCATCCACTGTCAGTGCGGAGTTTCTCGCTCGGCATCGCTAATCGTCGCTTACATGATGCGCTACGATAATCTCAGCTTGAACGACGCTTACaacaagctcaagctcatcgcaaAGGAAATAAGTCCCAATATGAGCCTTCTGTTCCAGCTCATGGAATGGGAGGACTGGCTAAAGAACCACGATCCAATCAACAGAACCTGTCGGAAACAGTCTTTCGAATCGATCTCAGAACTCGGCGAACTCACCCTATGA
- the VAC7 gene encoding Vac7p — translation MGVGQGSEDDGNRMIVETELVKTEKQNILPVTQQPAVMQQQQNDQDGDNSTITQHKLMGINGNKREDLPGSPTRKEPHDAVDNRDRELQDDGNVTLKPLQNQHRLNSLQMQEASLQNGGNLQDKDMAAPYSNPLSTQALFSGALRNKKSSLLIDCAVDEGKDFSSLPPLAASEQMLDLSLTSADASQSSFGPSLTKQKNKPGLSKLSSYNEESYDSRGDSDSQHLTNSQESRPLDLDMKHGVLKTSTPTAPLLMSQMPAGTGVDSKLNNTGSVLPLSTLASQGQSSQQQQQQQQQQQDLQADVQQQQTQTKKNQKELLDQQSQNHHQTLNRDQTQPQSQAQSQSQSQAQSQPQPQPQPQPQPQLQNNQPKSATPLTISQQPSTSVLTDSESVRRLNKESSSKADFFAARLATAVGENEISDSEETFVYQSTANSVKNASLNDASSMQNNTLNSLQHVNAKPYGIPAKLSAPQLKQNEKLLNRLKNTRHTSIAAIPNSQGPVSSNSEKDDIASLKSMNKSSLQEIQSIKSHRTQLSVSPRKRLSTASLQNVQNRQQKNQQQSTGTGNGVVPKTLSTPTRSTYGVSAKKGGKPPPTYQNQKNSGKQPLLQNSVANGQNIAGAKGHNRTSSRPGENKKGVTTLRTRSSKVFDPNGSSLRRYSGVPDDVNLEDFVDQYDGEFDLTVSRQQKGNDKKALKYYHPSNAASQREISSGIRHDQYDTNETISDYADDGTEAGPDDMESASDNSAVHALGYHEVPNYDELSYVDEDADDIESMFYYNGSNVGPSHTRVGRRFSELDESGAEDIESDSQGFFYRDPNQLERGVGGAGNNNNNNNNGIPNNGPLLQSNFHQATEFTPLKNKKLTRKRSDFYSDYSPHNFYTKKSSWVKFKNFIYFSFVVASLLTLGFISGFLLATNKDLHDFQLIAMDNVLVSLDELVFDITATAFNPGIFTIGIKDVELDIFAKTNHLKVDVQADVHEDPHQPPPPPGETTATTNGVFTNPYQTILLGTVYNLETELQFRGRLLNRNYDVSVASVKLLNPGAPKNSDDRDDDDDDDDDGRDNDADDKNNHKLEDDIDRWKQLIKHEFELIVRGNLYYTIPFFKNEKVIPVQQQIVVDPNKSPY, via the coding sequence ATGGGAGTCGGTCAAGGGTCGGAAGATGATGGCAACCGGATGATAGTCGAGACTGAACTGGTGAAAACGGAAAAACAGAACATTCTTCCTGTCACGCAGCAGCCTGCGGTGATgcagcaacagcagaaTGATCAGGATGGAGACAACTCTACTATAACGCAGCACAAGCTCATGGGCATAAATGGAAACAAGAGAGAAGATCTTCCGGGCTCTCCAACTAGGAAGGAGCCTCATGATGCGGTTGATAATCGCGATCGCGAGCTGCAGGACGATGGGAATGTGACGTTGAAACCGTTACAGAATCAGCACAGGTTGAATTCTCTTCAAATGCAGGAAGCGTCATTGCAGAATGGCGGTAATTTGCAAGATAAGGACATGGCGGCGCCATACTCGAATCCACTATCGACACAGGCTTTGTTCTCGGGCGCGCTAAGGAATAAGAAGAGTAGTTTGCTCATAGATTGTGCTGTGGACGAAGGTAAAGACTTTTCGTCGTTACCTCCGTTGGCAGCGTCAGAACAAATGTTGGACCTTTCGCTTACTTCGGCGGACGCTTCTCAGTCGTCGTTTGGACCTTCTCTAACAAAGCAGAAGAATAAACCAGGGCTGAGCAAGCTCTCTTCGTACAATGAGGAATCCTACGATTCTCGCGGTGATTCCGATTCGCAACATCTCACGAACTCGCAGGAATCGAGACCATTGGATCTAGACATGAAGCATGGTGTTTTGAAGACAAGCACGCCAACAGCGCCACTCCTAATGTCACAAATGCCGGCTGGTACTGGAGTAGATTCGAAACTGAACAACACCGGAAGTGTGCTCCCGTTATCGACATTAGCTAGCCAGGGCCAGTCGTCccaacagcagcaacaacagcaacagcagcagcaggaTCTACAGGCAGACGtacagcagcaacaaacccaaaccaagaagaatcaaaaagaattgctCGATCAGCAATCccagaatcatcatcaaactCTAAATCGAGATCAAACGCAGCCGCAATCTCAAGCTCAATCTCAATCGCAATCTCAAGCTCAATCCCAACCGCAGCCGCAACCGCAACCGCAACCGCAACCGCAACTGCAAAACAACCAACCGAAGTCGGCCACCCCTCTTACTATCAGTCAGCAACCTTCAACATCGGTACTTACAGATTCGGAGTCTGTACGGAGACTGAATAAAGAGTCCTCATCGAAAGCGGATTTCTTTGCAGCAAGGTTGGCTACTGCCGTTGGCGAGAACGAAATCTCGGACTCTGAAGAAACGTTCGTCTACCAATCGACAGCTAATTCTGTAAAGAATGCCTCTTTGAACGATGCATCCTCCATGCAGAACAACACCCTAAACTCCCTCCAGCACGTCAATGCTAAACCATATGGCATCCCAGCCAAGCTAAGTGCCCCTCAGTTGAAACAAAACGAGAAACTTCTCAATAGATTAAAGAACACAAGGCACACAAGTATTGCGGCAATACCCAATTCGCAGGGCCCTGTATCAAGCAATTCAGAGAAAGACGACATAGCTTCTTTGAAGTCTATGAACAAGAGTTCATTGCAAGAGATCCAATCGATAAAGTCTCACCGTACCCAACTGTCAGTGTCTCCTCGGAAACGTCTAAGTACTGCGTCATTGCAAAATGTCCAAAACagacaacaaaaaaaccaaCAGCAATCTACGGGTACTGGTAATGGTGTTGTTCCGAAAACATTAAGCACGCCAACTAGATCTACGTATGGAGTCTCAGCGAAAAAGGGAGGGAAACCACCGCCAACGtaccaaaaccaaaagaataGTGGGAAACAACCTTTGTTGCAAAACTCAGTGGCCAATGGTCAGAACATCGCTGGCGCGAAGGGCCACAATAGGACTTCTTCTAGACCGGGTGAGAATAAGAAAGGGGTCACTACATTGAGAACGAGAAGTTCCAAAGTGTTTGATCCTAACGGATCGTCGTTGAGACGTTATTCTGGGGTTCCCGACGATGTTAATTTGGAAGATTTCGTTGATCAGTACGATGGCGAGTTCGATCTCACGGTGTCCAGGCAACAAAAGGGGAACGACAAAAAGGCGCTGAAGTATTACCATCCTTCCAATGCCGCTTCACAGCGTGAAATTTCGTCCGGAATAAGACATGATCAGTACGACACGAACGAGACGATTAGCGACTATGCCGACGACGGAACAGAGGCTGGCCCAGATGATATGGAGTCCGCTTCTGACAACAGCGCAGTGCACGCACTTGGGTATCATGAGGTGCCAAACTACGACGAGCTCTCGTATGTGGACGAAGATGCGGACGATATCGAATCGATGTTCTACTACAACGGAAGCAATGTTGGTCCCAGCCATACGAGAGTTGGACGTAGATTTTCGGAGCTTGACGAGAGCGGTGCAGAAGACATCGAGTCCGACTCACAGGGTTTCTTCTACCGCGACCCGAACCAATTGGAGAGAGGTGTAGGAGGAGCAggaaacaacaacaacaacaacaacaatgggATACCCAACAACGGGCCTCTACTGCAATCGAATTTCCACCAGGCCACGGAGTTCACCCcgttgaagaacaagaagctGACGAGAAAACGCTCCGACTTCTACAGCGACTACTCGCCGCACAACTTCTACACCAAGAAGAGCTCGTGGGTcaagttcaagaacttcATCTACTTCTCCTTCGTCGTGGCGTCCCTATTGACCTTGGGCTTCATCTCAGGCTTCCTCCTGGCCACAAACAAGGACTTGCACGACTTCCAGCTCATCGCAATGGACAACGTCCTCGTCTCCTTGGACGAACTCGTCTTCGACATCACTGCAACCGCCTTCAACCCAGGAATATTCACCATCGGCATCAAGGACGTGGAGTTGGACATCTTCGCCAAGACAAACCACTTGAAAGTGGACGTCCAGGCGGACGTCCACGAAGATCCCCACCAACCCCCTCCTCCCCCGGGCGAAACTACTGCCACTACAAACGGCGTCTTCACAAACCCGTACCAGACAATCCTACTGGGCACAGTCTACAACCTCGAGACAGAATTGCAATTCAGAGGAAGATTGCTAAACAGAAACTACGACGTCTCAGTCGCAAGCGTGAAGCTACTTAACCCGGGCGCACCCAAAAACAGCGACGACAgagacgatgacgatgatgatgacgacgatgGCCGTGACAACGATGCTGATGACAAAAACAACCACAAACTCGAAGACGACATCGACAGATGGAAACAACTCATCAAGCACGAATTCGAACTAATCGTCAGGGGAAACTTGTACTACACCATCccattcttcaagaacgaAAAGGTCATCCCAGTGCAACAACAGATAGTCGTCGACCCAAACAAGTCTCCATACTGA
- the POR1 gene encoding porin POR1 gives MAPPFFSDISKDINGLLNKDFYHATPASVDVKTTAPNGVAFTVKGKTSPKDGSIAANVEVKASDKSTGLTFTQGWNNANALDTKIELAELTPGLKTELITSGVPGVSKAAKLNVNFVQPLFAARGFFDLLKGPSFVGDLTLAHEGFVGGAEVGYDISAGAVSRYALALGYNASGTYSVGLSVNNAQLITASFFQKVSPLLQVGAKAALNPQAGSNVNIEFATKYSLDAVSQVKAKVADSGIVALSYQQVLRPGVTLGLGASFDALKLSEPVHKLGWSLSFAA, from the coding sequence ATGGCTCCACCATTCTTCTCTGATATCTCCAAGGACATCAACGGTTTGTTGAACAAGGACTTCTACCACGCTACTCCAGCCTCTGTTGATGTCAAGACCACCGCTCCAAACGGTGTTGCTTTCACCGTCAAGGGTAAGACCTCTCCAAAGGACGGCTCTATTGCTGCCAATGTCGAAGTCAAGGCTTCTGACAAGTCTACCGGTTTGACTTTCACCCAAGGCTGGAACAACGCCAACGCCTTGGACACCAAGATCGAATTGGCTGAATTGACCCCAGGTTTGAAGACCGAATTGATCACCTCCGGTGTTCCAGGTGTCTCCAAGGCTGCTAAGTTGAACGTCAACTTTGTCCAACCATTGTTCGCTGCCAGAGGTTTCTTCGACTTGTTGAAGGGCCCATCCTTTGTCGGTGACTTGACCTTGGCCCACGAAGGTTTCGTCGGTGGTGCTGAAGTCGGTTACGACATCTCTGCCGGTGCCGTCTCCCGTTACGCTTTGGCCTTGGGTTACAACGCTTCCGGTACCTACTCCGTCGGTTTGTCCGTCAACAACGCCCAATTGATCACCGCTtccttcttccaaaagGTCTCCCCACTATTGCAAGTCGGTGCCAAGGCTGCCTTGAACCCTCAAGCCGGCTCCAACGTCAACATCGAGTTCGCTACCAAGTACTCTTTGGACGCCGTTTCCCAAGTCAAGGCCAAGGTCGCTGACTCCGGTATCGTCGCTCTATCCTACCAACAAGTCTTGAGACCAGGTGTCACCTTGGGTCTAGGTGCCTCTTTCGACGCCCTAAAGTTGTCCGAACCAGTCCACAAGTTGGGTTGGTCTCTATCCTTCGCTGCTTAA